The DNA segment ACGGATTCTTGTTAAATCTGCCCTTCTATGTAAGACCCTCTTTGGTGTTTTTTGGTGTATTGTTAAGTTCTCACATGTATTAATAACCTTTTCTATATCTTCACTGGTTATTTTTTCCTCACACTCAACCAATGCACGATATGTTTTTTTATGTGGTTCATTTTTGAAGAAAACAACATCCTTCCTTTCACCGTACTCAAGGTTTAATATTTCCACTGTTCCACTCTTATTAACTTCTTCAGCAACCTTATTTAAATCTATTTTCCTTATTTTTGGTTCTTTTATTTCTAAAACAAATGGTCTCCCATTTCCTAACATTCTAACATCAATATCTTCCCTTCCAGCACCATGAAATACCTCTTTAGTTCCTTTTGTAACTTTCATGAATGGTTCTGCAATAATCTCTTCAACTGAGGTAGGATATCTCTTTCCAGTGAAGTTGCACTTTTCACATCCCTTTCCTCTGCAAAACCTACAATGCCAGTGCGTTTGCGGAATTCCTCTGACTAATTTCCTATATCTACCTTTTATGAATAATGGATTAACTTGCAAATAGATGTCTTTTGTGTATGGGTTTATGTGTATAACAATATCAGGATTTGTTTTGTCTGGTTGTTTGTTCATCTTTGCAGCAATGAGTTTACCAATCTCTCTCCCAAATTCCTGCCTTATGCTTTCCATATATGGTGTTTCTATTTCTTTCTCCAACTCCTTAATATCCTCTGGTATATGGGTTCCGACCATAAATGTATCGAATTCATATTCCTTTAATAATTCAATCGCTTTGTTTGCCAATTCTTCCATATAACTCTTTTCAAAAATTCCTTTACACCATGGACATTCTTCTACTATTTCTTCCTTAATTTCTTTGATTTTTATTTCTTTTAATCCACTTCTGTATAGGCATTTTAATAACCCTAAAATCTCATCTTTATTGCCACCGCCTTCTTCTATTTTCTTCAATAAAGATTCTAATTCCATACCTTTGACAATTTTTAATGCCTTTCCTCTCTCAAAGTTGTTTGTATGTAATAACTTTGCATACAACCTTCCAAAACATCTATGACATAATGGATACTTTTTTAAGATTTCAATGTTTATTTCCATAACACCACCAAATTTATTAATATTCTGAGGTAAATTATAATTGTTTGTGAAATTTACTAAAATTCATTTATATGCTAAATTTTTATGGTTGTTACTGGATTCAAATCTTAAAATAATTCAAATATTTCCTAAATTTGGATTACACCACATCTAACTAAGTTAATTGTAATAAGGTGATTTCATGATCATCAATGCTGATTTGCATATCCACTCCAAATACTCAGGAGGCACATCAAAGTATATGGACATAGAGCATATATTAAAATATGGTAAATTAAAAGGTTTGGATTTGATAGGAACAGGAGATTGTTTGCATGGAAAATATCTAAACGAGATTAAAAATTATAAGGACAAAAATCTATTGCTAACCACTGAAATTGAAGATATAAACAGAGTTCATCACCTTGTTTTTCTCCCATCAATATCAAAAGTTGAAGAATTGAGGGAGATATTAAAGAAATACTCAAAAAATATTGACGATGATGGAAGACCA comes from the Methanotorris formicicus Mc-S-70 genome and includes:
- a CDS encoding tRNA pseudouridine(54/55) synthase Pus10; translated protein: MEINIEILKKYPLCHRCFGRLYAKLLHTNNFERGKALKIVKGMELESLLKKIEEGGGNKDEILGLLKCLYRSGLKEIKIKEIKEEIVEECPWCKGIFEKSYMEELANKAIELLKEYEFDTFMVGTHIPEDIKELEKEIETPYMESIRQEFGREIGKLIAAKMNKQPDKTNPDIVIHINPYTKDIYLQVNPLFIKGRYRKLVRGIPQTHWHCRFCRGKGCEKCNFTGKRYPTSVEEIIAEPFMKVTKGTKEVFHGAGREDIDVRMLGNGRPFVLEIKEPKIRKIDLNKVAEEVNKSGTVEILNLEYGERKDVVFFKNEPHKKTYRALVECEEKITSEDIEKVINTCENLTIHQKTPKRVLHRRADLTRIRKVYKVWAHKIDDNHFEMKIFCDGGLYIKELISGDDGRTSPSISEILNKKCICKELDVLEIHDETS